A region from the Cellvibrio sp. PSBB006 genome encodes:
- a CDS encoding phytanoyl-CoA dioxygenase family protein, which yields MTTEQEKAFREKGCIYIPGALEKNVVQPVKDHVLKELKRLNIWSTGRVLSQKLKGVPVFQQTGKLGQLINYPDLNEKLVSQELYSDMCILAGASLQAQIGQLLISLPHQVAWTLEGLNWHRDISTSPLRGIPGVQVFVLLDTVAVNGGATLALVGSHRLKNQSQAKEGISVLTSHGVNHSVNIGGVELSIMEMSGRPGDVYLMDMRVLHTPSINATRNVRLMATARYFAE from the coding sequence GTGACAACAGAACAAGAAAAAGCGTTTCGCGAAAAAGGTTGTATTTATATTCCCGGCGCGCTGGAGAAAAACGTGGTTCAGCCGGTTAAGGATCATGTGCTCAAAGAACTAAAGAGGCTGAATATCTGGTCGACGGGGAGAGTTCTGTCCCAAAAATTAAAAGGCGTCCCGGTGTTCCAACAAACTGGAAAACTGGGTCAGTTGATAAACTATCCCGACTTAAATGAGAAGCTTGTTTCGCAAGAGCTGTATTCTGATATGTGCATATTGGCCGGCGCATCATTACAGGCCCAGATTGGCCAACTGCTCATTTCGTTACCGCATCAAGTTGCTTGGACGCTTGAGGGATTAAACTGGCATCGTGATATTTCTACATCTCCGTTGAGGGGGATTCCGGGGGTTCAAGTTTTCGTTCTATTGGATACTGTGGCAGTCAATGGAGGAGCAACCTTAGCGTTGGTCGGCTCACACAGGTTGAAAAACCAATCTCAAGCAAAGGAGGGGATATCAGTGCTCACGAGTCATGGTGTAAACCATAGTGTCAATATTGGTGGGGTCGAGCTATCGATTATGGAGATGTCGGGTCGACCGGGAGATGTCTACCTGATGGATATGCGGGTTCTACATACGCCTTCAATCAATGCAACCAGAAACGTTCGATTAATGGCAACAGCACGGTACTTTGCAGAATAA
- a CDS encoding chlorite dismutase family protein codes for MNNHYSFIGGSEGAWQVVSCETVIGAPLETVQRVNVVNMPSINLAERGTWVLQGFTSNVRYAERHEINQLRAKQEDLNRPASSCAALIPIKKSAEWWAMSQDERREIFEAQSHHTEIGLAYLPEIARQLHHSRDLGEPFDFLTWFEFAPEHTDLFNKLLVQLRSSKEWEYIEREIDIRLVKNV; via the coding sequence ATGAACAACCATTATTCATTTATCGGCGGCTCCGAAGGGGCTTGGCAGGTCGTCAGCTGTGAAACTGTCATTGGTGCGCCTCTTGAAACGGTACAGAGGGTCAATGTCGTTAATATGCCCTCAATTAATTTGGCCGAACGTGGCACCTGGGTGCTTCAAGGTTTTACAAGCAATGTTCGGTACGCCGAACGGCATGAAATAAACCAGCTTCGCGCAAAACAGGAAGATTTGAATCGTCCAGCGTCATCATGCGCTGCGCTCATTCCAATTAAAAAGTCCGCCGAGTGGTGGGCCATGTCCCAGGATGAGCGACGCGAAATTTTTGAAGCACAGTCACACCACACAGAAATTGGCCTGGCATATCTTCCCGAAATCGCACGACAATTACATCACTCACGTGATCTCGGCGAGCCTTTCGATTTCCTAACCTGGTTCGAGTTCGCTCCAGAGCATACTGACTTGTTCAATAAGCTATTGGTTCAGTTGCGCTCGTCAAAGGAGTGGGAGTACATCGAGCGCGAGATAGATATTCGACTTGTAAAAAATGTTTAA
- a CDS encoding VOC family protein produces MMKSNPVVHFEIYVEDMTRAKAFYEAVFETRLEQMPNPTPEMEMDMWFFPMDKDTGMSSYGAGGMLIKMDGFTPGGGGTLVYFGCDDCAVQAARAAEHGGTVFQEKTSIGEHGFCAVVRDTEGNLIGLHSMK; encoded by the coding sequence ATGATGAAAAGTAATCCTGTTGTTCATTTCGAAATTTATGTTGAAGACATGACTCGCGCTAAAGCGTTTTATGAGGCTGTATTCGAAACCAGACTTGAGCAGATGCCCAATCCGACTCCCGAGATGGAGATGGACATGTGGTTCTTCCCCATGGATAAAGATACCGGGATGAGCAGTTACGGCGCGGGTGGCATGCTGATCAAAATGGACGGCTTTACACCAGGCGGTGGTGGTACTCTGGTTTACTTTGGTTGTGATGACTGTGCGGTGCAAGCTGCTCGTGCTGCGGAGCATGGAGGCACTGTTTTTCAAGAGAAAACATCCATCGGCGAGCACGGTTTCTGCGCCGTAGTCCGTGATACGGAAGGTAATCTGATTGGGTTGCATTCAATGAAATAA
- a CDS encoding aminotransferase class IV family protein encodes MSIEASTYQAHINGHPATLSELIPVAFAGFAHFTAMQVRDRKIKGLDLHLNRLREASREFFGRTLPDDQLLSYIKTAVDAGPKDQSLTVSVFSRSGEFTGASMDVEPTVLVRTGAPSHGPAGPLRLSAVNHERPLAEIKHVGEVGKTYYLHQAIRQGFDDAAFIDRQGRLSEATIWNLVFWDNETVIWPKAAMLKGTMMGIVQRQLDHLNIPQRHEAITLERFRKLSGAAVMNSWTPGIAVTAIASTVIAEAKPFIELLHEAYAAEPANQL; translated from the coding sequence ATGTCTATAGAAGCCAGTACTTACCAAGCCCATATCAATGGCCACCCAGCCACCCTTTCAGAGTTGATTCCCGTGGCTTTTGCGGGATTTGCCCACTTTACGGCAATGCAGGTGCGAGATCGTAAGATCAAAGGGCTGGATCTTCACCTAAATCGCCTGCGTGAAGCATCCAGAGAATTTTTTGGAAGAACACTACCTGATGACCAACTACTGTCCTACATCAAAACAGCAGTTGATGCCGGCCCGAAAGACCAGTCGTTAACAGTCAGCGTCTTTTCGCGTAGCGGCGAATTTACGGGAGCCAGCATGGATGTGGAGCCAACCGTGCTCGTCCGCACAGGCGCGCCATCTCATGGACCCGCCGGTCCGTTAAGGCTAAGCGCAGTGAATCATGAAAGACCTCTGGCTGAGATAAAACATGTCGGCGAAGTCGGCAAAACTTATTATCTGCATCAAGCCATACGTCAAGGTTTCGATGACGCAGCGTTTATAGACCGTCAAGGGCGATTGAGCGAGGCCACCATATGGAATCTTGTTTTTTGGGATAATGAAACGGTTATCTGGCCAAAGGCCGCCATGTTGAAGGGCACGATGATGGGCATAGTCCAGCGGCAACTGGATCACCTCAATATTCCCCAGCGTCATGAAGCCATCACCCTAGAACGATTCAGGAAACTGTCCGGCGCCGCCGTAATGAACTCATGGACTCCCGGCATTGCAGTTACCGCGATTGCTTCTACCGTTATCGCAGAAGCAAAGCCGTTTATCGAACTGCTTCATGAGGCCTACGCGGCTGAGCCTGCGAATCAGCTTTAA
- a CDS encoding MerR family transcriptional regulator, which yields MKIGELSKRTGVSIRMLRYYDAEGLLKSTRTASGYRDYDPDEVKTVERIKLLGSAGMTLATIQQFLPCVRGEGPVFEPCDELRDILREQIHIANQKAAKLAESRKTLEHFLREIER from the coding sequence ATGAAAATAGGTGAATTGTCGAAGCGCACCGGCGTGAGTATTCGGATGCTGCGCTACTACGACGCAGAAGGGCTGCTGAAGTCGACGCGCACCGCAAGCGGGTATCGCGATTACGATCCAGATGAGGTGAAGACTGTCGAACGTATTAAATTGCTTGGCTCGGCTGGAATGACTCTTGCGACGATCCAGCAGTTTTTACCTTGTGTGAGAGGTGAAGGTCCGGTCTTTGAGCCCTGTGATGAGTTACGCGATATTTTGCGCGAGCAGATTCATATTGCTAATCAGAAGGCGGCGAAGCTTGCTGAAAGCAGAAAGACCCTGGAACATTTTCTGCGCGAAATAGAACGTTAA
- a CDS encoding MmcQ/YjbR family DNA-binding protein, producing MTYDEYNEFCGSLPVTSYVNQWGGSHVWKVGGKVFAIGVPTKLNNLAVSFKVSEHNFEVLKDQPGFRPAPYLASRGMKWIQQYEISEKQVDEFKYYIKESHRIVSLGLPKAKQRELGLNQN from the coding sequence ATGACTTACGATGAGTACAATGAATTTTGTGGCTCTCTGCCAGTGACTTCCTACGTTAATCAATGGGGTGGCTCTCATGTGTGGAAAGTAGGAGGAAAAGTTTTTGCAATCGGTGTACCAACGAAATTGAATAACCTTGCTGTGTCCTTTAAAGTGTCGGAGCATAATTTTGAGGTATTAAAAGATCAGCCAGGTTTTAGGCCAGCGCCTTATTTGGCTTCTCGCGGCATGAAGTGGATACAGCAGTACGAGATTTCAGAAAAACAGGTAGATGAGTTCAAATATTACATCAAAGAGTCTCATCGCATTGTTTCGCTGGGGTTACCCAAAGCGAAGCAGAGAGAACTTGGCCTGAATCAGAATTAA
- a CDS encoding amidohydrolase family protein — translation MMMIGLLRKVLFGVSISLLFIVTLFFVGVWWPLEEVEPVRNTSPIAIVNASVIDLYSGEILPEQTILIENKKIKSVGQSQTIDLSDGTIKINARNQYVMPALWDMHTHIYKVTPLLDLPLYVAYGVTNVRDMTSCPKQGDPFASCPEDLRRWNQAAVNDQLVGPRIQGISSWQLNGPGIHERMKDLPDFFGTSNAQQAREFARYYAGKVDALKIYNYIPRDAYFAVVDEARKVGLDVVGHRPHAVSAIEAAQSQKSIEHARFILHESFPGSRELRESAEKGEWKEDRRRMLDEHDPHMASAIFKAMKDAGTWYVPTHLTRRVDAYGEEPIILNDPIIKYLHPLMKWQWLEDVNKVINEEPSAEARQTYRDFYHKGLELTGDAHRAGVKVLVGTDYIVAGITVHHEMEQLTMAGLTPLEALRAATILPAEYFGLQNEYGKVAQGMSADLMLLRKNPLEDIRNSLSIESVIFNGNLYDRARLDDIEGLVERRANSWSIACKILWAFIKNPVGY, via the coding sequence ATGATGATGATTGGATTGTTAAGGAAGGTGTTATTCGGCGTTTCGATTTCTTTGTTATTTATTGTTACGCTTTTCTTTGTAGGTGTATGGTGGCCGCTTGAAGAAGTTGAACCTGTTAGAAACACTTCACCTATAGCAATTGTTAACGCTTCTGTTATTGATCTTTACTCTGGTGAAATACTCCCAGAGCAGACAATTCTTATTGAAAATAAAAAAATAAAATCTGTCGGTCAATCGCAAACAATAGACCTTTCAGATGGCACTATAAAAATAAACGCGCGCAATCAGTATGTCATGCCAGCTTTATGGGACATGCACACCCACATCTATAAAGTTACACCGCTTTTGGATTTACCGTTATATGTTGCCTATGGTGTGACCAATGTAAGGGATATGACGAGCTGTCCGAAACAAGGTGATCCCTTTGCTTCATGTCCGGAGGATCTTAGACGCTGGAATCAGGCCGCTGTTAATGATCAGCTCGTTGGGCCGCGCATACAGGGGATTTCAAGCTGGCAACTTAATGGTCCTGGCATTCACGAACGCATGAAAGATCTGCCGGATTTTTTTGGTACGTCGAATGCTCAACAAGCCAGGGAGTTTGCCCGTTATTATGCGGGAAAAGTCGATGCCCTGAAAATCTATAACTATATACCGAGGGATGCCTACTTTGCGGTGGTAGATGAGGCAAGAAAGGTGGGGTTGGATGTCGTGGGTCATCGCCCTCATGCCGTTAGTGCAATCGAAGCGGCACAGTCGCAAAAGAGTATTGAGCATGCTCGTTTTATTTTGCATGAATCATTTCCTGGTAGTCGGGAATTGCGAGAGTCGGCAGAAAAGGGCGAGTGGAAAGAGGATCGGCGCCGGATGCTGGATGAGCATGATCCGCACATGGCATCCGCCATATTCAAGGCTATGAAGGACGCGGGAACATGGTATGTGCCGACGCATCTTACCCGCAGGGTCGATGCTTATGGCGAAGAGCCTATCATTTTGAATGACCCTATCATTAAATATTTACATCCGTTAATGAAATGGCAATGGCTGGAGGATGTTAATAAGGTCATCAACGAAGAACCGTCTGCTGAAGCGCGTCAAACATACCGGGACTTTTACCATAAAGGTCTTGAGCTCACTGGCGACGCTCATCGCGCAGGTGTAAAAGTCCTGGTGGGGACCGATTATATTGTGGCTGGCATAACGGTTCATCATGAGATGGAGCAATTGACTATGGCTGGCCTGACACCTCTTGAAGCGCTTCGTGCCGCGACTATATTGCCGGCCGAATATTTTGGGCTGCAAAATGAGTATGGCAAGGTTGCACAAGGCATGAGTGCAGACCTTATGCTGTTGCGGAAAAACCCATTGGAAGATATCAGGAATTCATTGTCCATCGAATCGGTAATATTTAATGGCAATCTTTACGATAGGGCGCGTCTGGATGATATAGAAGGGCTGGTTGAGAGGAGGGCCAATAGTTGGAGTATCGCTTGTAAAATACTGTGGGCGTTTATTAAAAACCCTGTCGGATATTAG
- a CDS encoding alpha/beta fold hydrolase → MTSLNPYVREAGVGPGVVCIHSNASSSTQWRGLMDLLSSDYCVLAPDSYGSGKSPDWQSDCEITLQDEVNFLEPVFARAGSRFTLVGHSYGACVALMAALANSERIRAVAVYEPTLFKLVDAESPPPNGADGIRNAVFAAGAALDVGDRDAAAGHFIDFWMGPGSWLTMPPQRKPAIIASIANVMRWSHALFTEPTPVDAFAALDVPILYMLGGSSPESAHAVARVLIPVLRNARVVEFPGLGHMAPVTHPEVVNAEIKKFLSEIKSELG, encoded by the coding sequence ATGACGAGCCTTAATCCTTACGTCCGCGAAGCAGGTGTGGGGCCGGGAGTTGTCTGCATCCATTCAAACGCCAGCAGCTCAACGCAATGGCGCGGCCTCATGGACCTGCTATCCAGTGACTATTGCGTGCTTGCCCCCGATTCGTATGGTTCCGGAAAGAGTCCCGATTGGCAGTCTGACTGCGAGATCACTCTACAAGATGAAGTTAACTTTCTTGAGCCGGTATTTGCGCGCGCCGGTTCGCGTTTCACTCTTGTCGGCCACTCCTACGGTGCGTGTGTTGCGTTGATGGCAGCATTGGCAAATTCAGAGCGTATTCGCGCCGTTGCGGTATACGAGCCCACCTTGTTCAAGCTCGTTGATGCGGAGAGTCCTCCACCCAATGGAGCAGATGGCATTCGCAATGCGGTGTTCGCCGCAGGTGCAGCATTGGACGTTGGGGACCGGGACGCCGCAGCCGGACATTTTATTGATTTCTGGATGGGGCCCGGCAGTTGGCTCACCATGCCGCCCCAGCGCAAGCCAGCGATCATCGCTTCTATCGCAAACGTTATGCGTTGGTCCCATGCGCTGTTCACCGAGCCTACTCCGGTCGATGCCTTTGCCGCCCTGGATGTGCCGATTCTTTATATGCTTGGCGGTTCTTCTCCCGAATCTGCTCATGCGGTGGCAAGAGTATTAATTCCCGTTTTGCGCAACGCTCGCGTCGTAGAGTTTCCGGGGCTGGGCCACATGGCACCGGTAACGCATCCGGAGGTTGTCAACGCTGAAATTAAAAAATTTCTGAGCGAGATAAAATCAGAACTGGGGTAA
- the ybaK gene encoding Cys-tRNA(Pro) deacylase: MTPGINVARQNKIVHRVHEYTHDASSESYGLEAADKLGVPGAQVFKTLVVALDSKELAVGVIPVSSMLSMKLIAKAAGAKKAAMADPADVERSTGYVLGGVSPLGQKKRLKTIIDSSAEKFATIYVSAGRRGLEIELSPMDLKKLSNGVFAEICQ; encoded by the coding sequence ATGACACCCGGAATCAATGTTGCCAGGCAAAATAAAATTGTTCATCGCGTTCATGAATATACGCATGATGCATCAAGTGAATCCTACGGGTTGGAGGCGGCGGATAAGTTGGGCGTGCCAGGCGCACAGGTTTTCAAAACCCTGGTCGTGGCACTTGATAGCAAAGAGCTGGCCGTCGGCGTAATTCCTGTTTCATCTATGCTCAGCATGAAGCTTATCGCGAAAGCTGCCGGTGCTAAAAAAGCGGCTATGGCTGACCCGGCAGATGTGGAACGCTCAACGGGATATGTCTTGGGTGGCGTGAGCCCGCTGGGTCAAAAGAAGCGGCTCAAAACCATTATTGATTCCTCGGCGGAGAAGTTCGCCACTATCTACGTCAGCGCCGGTCGCCGGGGACTGGAGATAGAATTAAGTCCGATGGATCTTAAAAAATTATCAAATGGTGTGTTTGCTGAGATATGTCAGTAA
- a CDS encoding DUF2200 domain-containing protein has protein sequence MSKHRIFEMPFAKVYPMYIQKAERKGRTKEEVDKIICWLTGYSEAGLRKQIDAGKDFETFFSEAPAINLNVSLIKGVVCGIRVEEIDDPLMQKIRYLDKLIDELAKGKAMEKILRQ, from the coding sequence ATGTCCAAGCATAGAATTTTTGAAATGCCCTTTGCAAAAGTTTATCCAATGTATATTCAAAAGGCTGAACGAAAAGGCCGGACTAAGGAAGAAGTTGATAAGATCATTTGTTGGTTGACGGGTTATAGCGAGGCAGGTTTGCGAAAGCAGATCGATGCGGGAAAAGATTTTGAAACGTTTTTCAGCGAGGCACCAGCCATCAACCTTAATGTATCGCTTATTAAAGGCGTTGTGTGCGGTATTCGCGTTGAAGAAATCGATGATCCGCTGATGCAAAAGATTCGTTATCTCGATAAGTTGATTGATGAGCTTGCAAAGGGTAAGGCGATGGAGAAAATTCTCAGACAATGA
- a CDS encoding class III extradiol ring-cleavage dioxygenase, giving the protein MKSRPKALFISHGGGPLPLLGDAGHQQMVSCLQNIAASIARPEAILVVSAHWEESVPTITARPNPSLIYDYYGFPPASYEIQYPCAGESALALEIYKLLEQQGINAKLDEVRGLDHGVFVPLKIMYPEADIPCVQLSLVNTLDAAFHIRLGNALGRLADKNVLIMGSGFSFHNMRAFFGPTDTESHRLNEAFENWLHDVCSDQDLSEQQRQALLEHWADAPGARYCHPREEHLLPLHVCYGVAQSPCTKIYNLEILGKRSSMYVW; this is encoded by the coding sequence ATGAAATCACGTCCCAAAGCCTTATTTATTTCTCATGGCGGCGGTCCCCTGCCGTTGCTCGGTGACGCGGGACACCAACAAATGGTTTCCTGTTTACAAAACATCGCGGCAAGTATTGCTCGTCCCGAAGCCATACTTGTCGTCAGTGCACATTGGGAAGAAAGTGTACCTACCATTACTGCCCGCCCGAATCCTTCGCTAATCTATGATTACTATGGTTTCCCTCCGGCGTCTTACGAAATTCAATATCCCTGCGCCGGCGAATCGGCGTTGGCTCTTGAGATTTATAAGTTGCTTGAGCAGCAAGGCATCAATGCAAAGCTGGACGAGGTGAGGGGGCTTGATCACGGTGTCTTTGTACCTTTAAAGATCATGTACCCGGAAGCTGATATCCCTTGCGTACAATTGTCTCTGGTAAATACCTTGGATGCTGCGTTTCACATCCGCTTGGGTAATGCGCTGGGACGTTTGGCGGATAAGAATGTGCTGATTATGGGGTCCGGATTTTCGTTCCATAATATGAGAGCATTCTTTGGACCGACCGACACTGAGTCGCATCGCCTCAATGAGGCGTTTGAGAATTGGCTGCACGATGTGTGCAGTGATCAGGATCTGTCGGAGCAGCAAAGGCAGGCGCTATTGGAGCATTGGGCTGATGCACCGGGCGCGCGTTATTGTCATCCCAGAGAAGAGCATCTTTTGCCACTCCATGTATGTTATGGCGTGGCCCAGTCGCCCTGCACCAAAATTTATAACCTTGAGATTCTAGGTAAAAGATCGAGCATGTATGTGTGGTAA
- a CDS encoding trimeric intracellular cation channel family protein → MFLYLLDLAGVAVFSISGVLAARDRGLDLIGVIVVAAITAIGGGTLRDLLLDRHPIFWVTDASYLTVIIVSAVMTIIYVRKWPPPGVILLVADALGLALFALSGAQYAEAAQCPPLIIIIMGTMTGVMGGIIRDVITARVPLILQREIYATAAIAGISVYLLLQAIDVPRVVSFGGGMVTVVVLRLIAIRWNLHLPVFRNRE, encoded by the coding sequence ATGTTTTTGTATCTACTCGATCTTGCCGGTGTCGCTGTGTTTTCAATCAGCGGTGTGTTGGCGGCCCGCGACCGGGGTCTCGATCTTATCGGTGTCATTGTGGTAGCTGCCATTACGGCGATTGGTGGTGGTACGCTCCGCGATCTCTTATTGGATCGCCATCCGATATTTTGGGTGACCGATGCCTCTTACCTGACGGTCATCATTGTCTCCGCCGTCATGACCATTATTTATGTACGCAAATGGCCACCGCCCGGCGTCATTCTTCTTGTGGCGGATGCGCTGGGATTAGCGTTATTCGCACTGTCGGGTGCACAATATGCCGAAGCGGCGCAATGCCCTCCGCTGATCATCATAATCATGGGTACAATGACAGGCGTCATGGGTGGCATCATCAGAGATGTGATTACCGCGCGGGTACCATTAATTTTGCAGCGGGAAATCTATGCGACTGCAGCTATCGCAGGCATTTCTGTTTATTTGCTGTTGCAAGCCATCGACGTGCCGCGTGTAGTTTCGTTCGGCGGTGGCATGGTGACGGTGGTGGTATTGCGACTGATCGCTATTCGATGGAATCTTCACTTGCCAGTTTTTCGTAACCGCGAATAG
- a CDS encoding glycosyl hydrolase family 18 protein, translating into MKTTLALGGLLVTAFLSSNVFAVDCSSRPTWSSSTVYTQGNQVKHNNRGYTANYWTQNNNPTTSSGQWQHWADNGACDGVTSSSSSVSSVVSSSSSSIVSSSSSSIVASSSSSTGGGSCPQYAAGTSYTLGQVVTNAGANYTCDIPGWCSSTAAWAYAPGTGTYWTSAWSAGGSCSGGSSSSVVPSSSSSSSVSSVVSSSSSVSSSSSSVAPTGDSELVGYWENWHWPLLTPSTIPNYTVLNISFPRINADGSLTLTNADFTQNNPTPAQVAAAQAQGKKVLLAIGGATTPLALTSMAHEDNFVNSFIAIADEWNLDGIDIDTEKGLHTAPNALINETNPQYSADHLVRAIKRIKAHYGPDFMVTMAPETAHTIGAMLPANWQGSINWGVYLPLMNALRNEITWVQMQNYNTGSMPGLNGSFYNSATQDALVAWTEALIEGFPIANTGVNYQGLPANKIVIGLPASSAPSAAGSGYTDPTVVKAALRCLRSGDCGSGYTPAKTYPDLRGVMAWSVNEDNLVNYFFSNSIQACVLQNQCN; encoded by the coding sequence ATGAAAACCACCCTCGCACTGGGAGGGCTGTTAGTGACAGCCTTTCTCTCTTCGAATGTATTCGCCGTCGATTGCAGTAGCCGCCCCACCTGGAGCAGCAGCACTGTGTACACGCAGGGCAATCAGGTTAAACACAATAATCGCGGTTACACCGCAAATTATTGGACGCAAAACAACAACCCCACCACCAGCTCCGGCCAATGGCAACATTGGGCGGATAATGGTGCTTGTGATGGCGTGACGAGCTCATCCAGTTCGGTGTCCTCGGTTGTCAGCTCTTCTTCCAGCAGTATCGTCAGCAGCTCAAGCTCGTCTATCGTGGCCAGCTCATCGAGCAGCACCGGGGGCGGTTCTTGCCCGCAATATGCCGCAGGTACCAGCTACACATTGGGTCAGGTTGTGACTAATGCCGGTGCTAATTACACCTGCGATATTCCCGGCTGGTGTTCGTCAACGGCGGCCTGGGCTTATGCGCCGGGTACCGGTACCTACTGGACCTCGGCCTGGTCTGCGGGCGGTTCTTGCAGTGGCGGCAGCTCGTCAAGCGTTGTACCGAGCAGTTCATCATCCAGCTCGGTTAGCTCGGTGGTTTCTTCAAGCTCCAGTGTGTCTTCCAGCTCCAGCAGCGTCGCACCTACCGGTGACAGTGAGTTGGTCGGGTATTGGGAAAACTGGCATTGGCCGTTGCTCACGCCCAGCACGATTCCCAATTACACCGTGCTGAATATTTCTTTCCCACGCATCAATGCTGATGGTTCACTCACCCTGACCAATGCTGACTTTACCCAAAATAACCCGACGCCAGCTCAGGTTGCCGCGGCTCAGGCCCAGGGTAAAAAAGTATTGTTAGCCATCGGTGGGGCGACCACGCCGCTGGCGCTGACCAGCATGGCTCACGAAGATAATTTCGTGAATTCATTTATTGCGATTGCCGATGAGTGGAATCTGGACGGTATCGATATCGATACTGAAAAAGGCCTGCATACCGCACCGAACGCATTGATCAACGAAACCAATCCGCAATACTCAGCGGACCACCTCGTGCGCGCAATCAAGCGAATCAAAGCGCATTACGGCCCGGACTTCATGGTGACCATGGCGCCGGAAACGGCTCACACCATCGGTGCGATGCTTCCGGCCAACTGGCAAGGCAGCATCAACTGGGGTGTTTACCTGCCGCTGATGAACGCGCTGCGCAATGAGATTACCTGGGTACAAATGCAGAACTACAACACCGGCAGCATGCCCGGCCTGAACGGCAGCTTCTATAACTCTGCCACGCAGGATGCCCTGGTCGCCTGGACCGAAGCACTGATCGAAGGCTTCCCCATCGCCAACACCGGCGTGAACTATCAAGGTCTGCCCGCCAACAAGATCGTCATCGGCTTACCCGCTTCCAGTGCGCCCAGCGCTGCCGGCAGCGGCTACACCGACCCGACCGTTGTGAAAGCAGCATTGCGCTGTTTGCGTTCCGGCGATTGCGGCAGTGGCTACACTCCCGCAAAAACCTACCCGGATTTGCGCGGTGTTATGGCTTGGTCCGTGAATGAAGATAACCTGGTGAATTACTTCTTCTCCAACAGCATTCAAGCGTGCGTGTTGCAGAATCAGTGTAATTAA
- a CDS encoding DUF1993 family protein produces MNMSAFMRYRIFFFHLSMSYAIARQAGIPLSKADFDGYHSYPVGFSFV; encoded by the coding sequence ATGAATATGTCAGCCTTTATGCGCTACCGAATTTTTTTCTTTCATCTGTCCATGAGTTATGCCATTGCCCGCCAGGCGGGTATTCCCTTGAGCAAAGCCGACTTTGATGGTTACCACAGCTATCCGGTGGGATTTTCATTTGTGTAG
- a CDS encoding tellurite resistance TerB family protein has translation MINNVGKLLEQFMGGNTQGQGTQQAPSASSGNQGFGMPGGNFAGGAVAGGILGLLVGNKKARKMAGGLIGYGGAAAAGALAYKAYQNWQQGKQVATAPVATPADLNNVDPRFIPTPEPTGTNNFGLTLITAMIAAAKADGHIDAREQTVIFEHVEKLSLDAESKGFVFDALRQPVDLATIVAKVQGVEQASEVYLVSRLVADGDHPAERMYMEALAHRLNLPKDLVAHLDHQVTGE, from the coding sequence ATGATTAACAACGTGGGTAAACTGCTTGAACAATTTATGGGCGGCAATACACAAGGGCAAGGAACACAGCAGGCACCTTCTGCTTCTTCGGGCAATCAGGGTTTTGGTATGCCCGGTGGTAATTTCGCTGGCGGCGCCGTGGCCGGGGGCATCCTGGGTTTGTTGGTGGGCAATAAAAAAGCGCGCAAGATGGCCGGCGGCCTGATTGGGTACGGCGGTGCGGCGGCGGCCGGCGCCCTGGCTTATAAGGCTTATCAGAATTGGCAACAAGGCAAGCAAGTGGCTACTGCTCCAGTTGCGACGCCAGCGGATTTGAATAATGTCGATCCTCGTTTTATCCCCACGCCTGAACCTACCGGCACCAATAATTTTGGCTTGACCCTTATTACGGCCATGATTGCTGCGGCCAAGGCCGATGGTCACATTGATGCGCGTGAACAGACGGTGATCTTTGAGCATGTGGAAAAGTTATCACTGGATGCGGAGAGTAAGGGTTTTGTGTTTGATGCGTTGCGGCAGCCGGTGGATCTGGCCACGATTGTTGCGAAGGTGCAGGGTGTTGAGCAGGCGTCGGAGGTTTATCTGGTGTCGCGTTTGGTGGCGGATGGGGATCATCCGGCGGAGCGGATGTATATGGAGGCGTTGGCGCATCGTTTGAATTTGCCGAAAGATCTGGTGGCGCATTTGGATCATCAGGTGACGGGAGAGTAG